GCGCACGACGCAGAACTCGTTGCCCTCGGGATCGGCCATGACCACCCAGCTCCGGTCCGATCCCTGGCCCACGTCCGTCTTGGTGGCGCCGAGGCCGAGAAGTCGGGTCACCTCGTCCTCGGTGCTGCCGTCGATCGGGCTGACGTCGAGGTGAAGGCGGTTCTTCACGGCCTTGCCCTCGGGCACTCGTATGAAGTGCAGGGTGGGCGGCATCTGGCGGGCCCGGATGTCCTCCACGGTCGGCATCCAGGAGCCGATCTCGACCTTGTCCTCGCTCCGGTCGATCACCTTGAAGTCCAGGACCGCGGACCAGAAGGCCGCGAGCGTCTCCGGATCGTGGCAGTCGACGGTCAACTCGGTGAACCTGCTTGTCATGTCTCTCCCCGATAGTGCGGATGGCGCTCAGATTATGCAGCACGTCCATTTCCCTGCATTTGATGGCATGACCCGGTCAAATCTGTCAGGGTCTCACCCAGCGATCGCACCACCCATGCGCACCCCAGGGCCGTTCACCGGCGCACCCATGCCGGCCGGACGGCCACCGAGCAGGCCGGAATCCCGGCCGCCTCAAAGGAGTTACGTGTGAGACCGACCCCCCACAAGACCTTCGCGGCGCTCGTCGTCGCCGCGTTGGCAGCCGTACTGCTTCCCGTCGCCCCTGCGGTGGCGGCGCCCAGCGCCCCGTCGGCGCCCGCCGCCTGTACGCCGGCCCAAGTGGTCACCAACGGCGGCTTCGAGAGCGGCACTTCACCCTGGACCCAGTCGTCGTCCACCGTCATCACCAGCCGTACCGGCCAGACCGCCCACGGCGGCACCAGCTTCGCCTGGCTCGACGGCGTCGGCAGCACCCACACCGACACCCTCTCGCAGAGCGTCACCGTCCCGGCAGGGTGCAGCAGCGCCACCCTCACCTTCTGGCTGCACATCGACACCGCCGAGACGACCTCGTCCACCGCCTACGACAAGCTGACGGCGAAGATCGGCAGCACGACCCTCGCGACGTACTCGAACCTCAACAAGGCCACCGGATACGTACAGAAGTCGTTCGACGTGTCGTCCTTCGCGGGCCAGACCGTCACCGTCGCGTTCACCGGCACCGAGGACTCCAGCCTCAAGACGAGCTTCGTCCTCGACGACATCGCCCTCAACACCTCGGGCGGTACGACCCCGCCGGCCGACTCCACCCGTACGCCGGCCTCGCCCTCGTACACCGTCAGTCTCAGCAGCAACACCGCAGGAACCGTCTGGACCGGGCACGAGAGCGCGACCTTCACCAACGCCTCGTCCACCCCGCTCACCGAGGTCTACCTGAGGCTGTGGGACAACTACCACGGCACCTGCTCGGCGATGCCGATCGCCGTCAGCAACGTCACCGGCGGCACCGCGGGCGCCCTCTCGGTCGCCTGCACGGCCCTGCAGGTCGCCCTTCCGACCCCGCTGGCACAGGGGCAGTCGACCACCATCGGCTTCGACCTCGCCATCACCGTGCCCAGCGGCGCCGACCGGTTCGGCCACGACGGCGCCTTCAGCATGATCGGGAACGCGCTGCCCGTCCTCGCGGTCAAGGACGGATCGGGCTGGCACCTGGACCCGTACACCAACAACGGCGAGGCGTTCTACTCGCTGGCCTCCGACTTCAAGGTGACCCTCGACCACCCGTCCACCCTGCTCGTCCCGGCCACCGGCGCTTCGGTCGACACCGCCGGATCCAGCGGCCGTACGATCACCACGGCCACCGCCTCCAAGGTCCGTGACTTCGCCTGGGCGGCGGGCCCGTTCGCCAAGATCTCCGGCACCTCCACCGCCGGAACACCCATCAACATCTACTCGGTCTCGGGCATCAGCTCCGCCAATGCTCAGTCGATGCTCACCACCGCCAAGTCCGCGGTGGATGCCCATGCGGGCCGCTTCGGCGCCTATCCCTACGGGGAGTTGGACGCGGTCATCGACAACAACTTCTGGTTCGGCGGCATGGAGTATCCCGGGTTCGTCCTGGACCTGGTCAGCACCACGGCGCTCACCCATGAGATCGGCCACCAGTGGTTCTACGGGATCGTCGGCGACGACGAGTACAACAGCCCGTGGCTCGACGAGGCGTTCACCGACTACGCCACCGACCTCGCGCAGGGACTGTCCGGCACCAACTGCTGGAACAACGTCTCCTGGGCCTCGACGGCGGAGAAGATCACCAACTCGATGGCGTACTGGGACACCCACTCGTCCCGCTACTCCACCGTCGTCTACGGATACGGCAAGTGCGCGCTGCACGACCTGCGGCGCCTCCTCGGTGACACCGTCATGGCCAAACTGCTGAAGGACTACGCGACGTCGCACTGGTACGGCGTCTCGACCACCGCCGAGTTCAAGGCGGCCGCCCAGGCCGCCACGACCACGAACCTCAGCTCCTTCTGGACCACGCACCGCATCGACGGCTGACCCCGTCCGGCACCGGTCCGCCGCGGCGGACCGGTGCCGCATGTGCGTCAAGCGAGGTCCGCGACCGGGGGAGGAGCGGGCTTGGGAATGCTCCGGGAGGGGCGCTGGTACTGGGCCGCCTGGGTGTGGAACATCGCGGCGTACCGGCCGTCGGCCGCGATGAGTTCGTCGTGACTGCCGTGCTCCACCAGCCGGCCCCGGCTCAGGACGTAGATCGTGTCCGCATCGCGCACTCCGGACATCCGGTGGGTGACCAGGACTACGGCCCGGTGCGGTCCGGCGAGGCGGCGGATCCGCTCGAATGCGGCGATCTCCGCTTCGGGGTCGAGCGCGGACGTGGGCTCGTCGACGATCAGCACGCTGTCGGCCACGCTCGTCGAACTGCGCCAGTGCGTCCGTGCCAGCCCGATCTTCTGCCACTCGCCCCCCGAGATCTCCGAAGCGCCGCGGAACATGCGGGCGAGCAGGCTCCGTAACCCGTGGGGCAGCTTGTCGATCACGGACGCGGCGCCGGCGTAGTCGACCGAGGGCTGCAGCTCCTCGTGCCCGGCGTCCTGGTCGGGGCGTCCGATACGGATGTTGAGGGCCGCGGTCACCGGCCAGCGCTGAAAGTCCTGGGTCAGCAGAGAGACCCGGGAGAAGACCTGGGAACGGTCCAGGTCCTGCATCTCCGCCGAATCACCCCAGTGGAGCGTGCCGCTCTGCGGCAGCAGCAGCCCGGCCAGCACCTTCATGAGAGTCGTCTTGCCCGAACCGTTCTCGCCCACCACCGCGGTCACCGTGCCCATGGGCAGGGTCATCGACACCGCCTCGAGAGCGGGAGTGTCGCGGTCGGGGTAGCAGTAGGTGACTTTGTCCAGGTGGACCTGGCCGACGTGCAGCGGCAGACCGTCGCCGCCCGCGGGGATGGCTCGCTGCGCGGCCTCCACCAGGAAGCGGTCGTGGTCCTGGACGTAGAGCGACTCCTCGTGCAACTGGTTGATGTTCATCACCAGCGCCCCCAGGCTCGCCGATCCGGACCGCACCGCGACCACCGCCGTACCCGCCACGGCAAGGCTCATGTGACCGGCCACGATCAGCCAGATCATCAGCCCGTACGTACAGGCCATCGCCACCCCCGACAGCGCCGCGGCCACCAACTCGGTGAGCGCCTTCCCGTTGGCGAGGCGCTTCTGCTCCTCCTCGGCGCTCTCCGCCATGGCCCGGTACTTCGTCAGCAGGAAGGAGCCCACCGCGTGGATGCGTACCTCCTGGGCCGCACTGCGCTCGGTGAGGAGATTCCCGATCAGACGGCTGGCGCGTACGTGTTCCACCCACGTCATCATCGACACGTACCGTTCCTGTGCCACCCGCATCGCCCCCCAGCCGCGCGGCGCGGCGATGAGGAGCAGCATCGGCAGCAGCACGGGATGCAGGACGGTCAGCACGCTCGCGGTGGCGATGAGCGAGATGGAACCGTTCAGGGCGGCGACACAGGCGCTGATCATGCGCCGTGCGGAAGCGGCTCCGTACTGGGCGATGTCGATCAGCCGCCGGAACTCCGGATCCTCAATGGCCTCCAGTTCCACGGCTGTTGCCGCCGCCAGGTACTCCGTGGTGGCGATGCGTTCCACCAGCGGCTCGAGCCGCCCGGCACGGGACGTCGACCAGCCGGCCAGACCGGCATTGACCACGGCGACGGCCGCGGCAGCGATCAGCGCGGGCATTGCCTCGTGCATCCGCGCGACCGGAGCTCCGCCGCCGAGCAGGGCGTGCATCACCGCATTGACCGCGAGGAGACTGACAGCGGCGGCGATGCCCTGGCCGATCTCGCTGACCCACACGGCCAGCAGCGCCGGGCGGTCGGCGCCCCAGGCCCGGCGCAGGGTGCTGCCGACCAGACGTGGCATCGCGCGGATCGCGGAGAGCATCGTCAAGTCGAGCCGGGCCCGCTCGTGTTCGGACCAGCCCATGTCGTAGCGCAGTGGTCCGCCGAAGAGTTCCTGCTCGGCGGCGGAGACCGTCGGCTCCGCCATCCGTACCCGCACGAAGAACCTTTTCACGCCGTGCCACCCCCCACTGAACGCAAGCGCGATGATGCTCACGTACAGATTCCCTTCGACGGGGCTTCCCAGCCCCGTCCGCGCGAGGAGTCAGGCGGTCACGGCTCCCTCAAGCTGAGGAATTCCTGGTACATCTCCTGCATGTACGCGGCGAAGTTCGCGTGTCGCTCGGGCGCCATGGCCCGCCAACTCGACCAGGTGTACACGGCCCATTCGCCGTCGTCACCCACGTCCCCGGGGTGCAGGAAGACGTGGGTGGCGTCGGACTCGACGTCGAGCTGCAGCCCGTGTCGCCAGACGTCCGCCCCCCCGCCGTTCCTCGGTGTCGGAGTTCTTGTCGAGGTCTCTCTCGAACGTCCTGGCCATACGAAACTCGTCGTTGTGCCAGTGCGCGTCCTGGGTGCCCGCGAGCAGCGACACGAACCCGCCCGCGTGCCGCCAGCCGTCGCTGACCTTGAGGAACTCACGGTACGAAGGGGGCATTTGCCGTCCGAGGTGCTCCTCGGCGATCGCGATCCGTTCCTCCGACGCGGGGGGAAACCCCAGCCACCGCGCCTGTCGCGCGGCCTCGTCGTGCTCGTACCGTTCTTCGTCGTCCGTCTGGGAATCTGCCCACTCCCCGCTCCACTTGACCAGGAAGGGCCGCCAGTCGAATGCGTTCGTGTCCGTCACGAACCCGACAGTGCCTTGAACGCGCTCACGTGTGCGCGAGGCGCGGCGGCCCGTTCCGTATTACGGCGTGGTGGGCCGCTGCGGGGAGCGCAGTACGAGCAGGGTGATCTCGCTGGGGGCGAAGACGCGGAACGGCGGGCCCCAGAAACCGGTTCCGCGGCTGGTGTAGAGGAGGGTGCGGGTGCCATGGCGGCTGAGACCGGCCACGGTGGGCTGGTCGATGCGGACGAGGTGGTGGAAGGGCCAGATCTGGCCGCCGTGGGTGTGGCCCGAGAGCTGGAGGTCGATCCCGCCTTCCACGGCCCGGTCGATGAACTTGGGCTGGTGGGCCAGGAGCAGGACGGGCAGTTCGGGGTTGGCGCCGTCCAGGGCTCCGGTGAGGTGGGCGCCGTGTCCGGCCAGGCCGGAGGACTCGGCGGTGACGTCGTCCACGCCGGCGACCACCAGGGTGTCGCCGCCGCGTTCGAGCAGCAGATGGCGGTTGCGCAGCGGCTCCCAGCCCAGTTCGTCCATCAGGTCGACCCAGCCCTGGGCCTCGCTGTAGTACTCGTGGTTCCCGGTGACGTAGACCCGGGCCCGGGTGGCCCGCACGGTGCCGAGCGGGGCGGCCTGGGCGCGGCGGCGTTCGGCCGTGCCGTCCGCGATGTCGCCGGTGTGGCAGACCAGGTCGGCTTCCAGCGCGTTGACCTTCTCGCAGACCCTCTCCGACCAGCGGGCCCTGTCGAGCGGGCCGTAGTGGGTGTCGGTGATGAGAGCGACACGGGTGCCGTCCAATCCGGGGCCGAGCCGCGGGAGTTGTACGTCGAGCTCGCGCACCCGCGGCACCCGGCGTGCCTCGACGTACCCCCAGGCGAGCAGTACGGCGGCCACACCGAGAACCGCCCAGGTGACGATCCGCGCCCGGCTCTGCCCGTCGCCCGCACCGGCCACGGTCAGCGCGAGACGCAGCAGGACGCCGAGCAGCACGGACCAGGTGAACAGCACCCAGCCGGTCCCGAGGAGCGTGTCCCCGACGATCGCCGCCCGGTCCTGCTGCCGTTTGCCGTGGCCGCGCATCATCGCAATCGGCATGGTGATCAGACCGAGTACGAACAGGGCGGTGCCACCCAGCGCCACAGGCAGCGGCCAGTCCTGGCCGGCGTGCAGCAGCACCCAGCAGGGCACGGCCCACAGCAGGACGGGGGCGATCAGAGGGAGGTAGCGCATCAGGCGGCGCAGCCGGCTCTGCTGGGCGGCCTGCGCCGTACCGTCCGTGGACCTGGCCTCGCTGGTGTCGGTCACGCTTCCCCTCCTGAAGAAACCGGACTGCCGAAACGCGCACTGTATCCGGTGGTCCCGGGAGGCAACCAGCGGGACCGGGAGCGGGGCGCCCGCACAAGCCCGCGCCCGCTACCTCCTCATCTCGACCCGGGGCAGCGTCAGGGTCGCGGCCGCCGTCGCCAGCAGCCCGGCGCCCGCGAGCAGGACGCTCCAGCGCATCCCCGCCAGGAACGTGTCCGCGCCCGCCAGCAGCGCTCCGTAGACGGCCACCGCGATGGCCCCGCCGACCTGGCGTGCGGTGTTGAGCACCGCGCCCGCGGTGCCCGCCCGGTCCGCGGGTACGGCGTCGAGCAGCATGGCGGTCAGTGCCGGTACCGCGAGTGCGCCGCCGAGACCGACCGGCACCATCAGCGCCGCCACCACCCATACGCCGGTGTGTCCGCCGACGGTCAGCAGGGCCAACAGCCCGGCTGTGCCCAGGAGTTGGCCCGAGACCATCGGAACCCGTGGCCCGAACCGCGCCGCCAGCCGTGCCGAGGCCAGGTTCACCACCGCGACCAGCGCCGTCATCGGGATGAACAGGACGCCCGCTTGGAGCGCCGACTGTCCGCGCTCCTGCTGGAGGTACAGGCTGAAGACGAACACCCCTCCGTAGTAGGAGGCATTGAGCATGAAGCCGACCACCAGCGACACCGCCACCACCCGGGTGCGGAACAGCGGCAGCGGCAGCATCGGATGCGTACCCCTGGCCTGCGCGAGGAGGAAGGCAGCGGCCGCCACGACGGCCACCAGCAGGGATGCCACCACGAGCGGGTGGCCGAAGCCCTCGGCGCCGCCCTCGATCACGCCGTACCACCGCGACGGCGCCGCCCACGGTCCACAGCGCGATCGCCCGCGCCCGAGGAGAGCATCAGAGCGGCGAACATCAAGGTGTAGCCGTCCACCACCCACTGCAGGCCCGACACGCCGCCGCCGAGGCTGCGGCCGATGTCGGGCAGCGCGACCGTGACGATCAACGCGTCCAGAGAGATCAGGACGAAGCCCAGCAGCGCGGCGCCGAGCACCGCGGGCGATCCGCGCCGGGCGGACGGCGCCGAGGTGGTGGAAGACGTATCAGCGGGAGTGGTCATCGCCGGACCGCTTGCACGGACATGTCCTTGGCGCCGTAGTGGCACGGCAAGGCTCCTTCGACATCGGGTATGGGCCCCATCAACTGTCAAGAGGCGCAAAGCCTTTGATCAATGTCGCCTGTACGATGACCGGCAAGCATGATTCAACCGAGTCCGGCGAGGACCACTGCCACTTGTTGGCGTTACACCCTGGGCCTCAGCAGGGTGATCTTCGAAGCACCCTGTTCCGTGACGTACAGATTGCCCTTGGCCGTGTCCTCCGTGACGTCCAGTGGCTGCTGGAATCCGGTGAACCCGGTGATGCCTGTGGTGGGCGCGGACAGCTTCCCCTGTGCGTCGACGCCGAACACCTCGATGTCCTGGCCGCTGCTGTAACGGACCACGAGGAGCTTGCCCTTGAGCGCGCCGCCGAAGCCGTTGCCGCGGTATTCGACGACCCCGTCGGCGGAGGCGTGCAGCCCGGCGTCGTACATCCCGGCCGCGTCCAGGTTGCGGTCGGGCTGTGTGCCCACCGGGTAGCCGGTGACCTCGAAGGGACTGGTGCCCGACGTGGGGTTGCCCCCGGCCAGCACCCACTCGCAGCGCGCCGGGTTCGGATGCCCGTAGTACCGGTTCTTCTTCACGTCGAAGACGTAGTCGGTCTCCGCCACGGGGTTGGACGTGATCCCCGGCACGGTCGGACCCGTGTAGGCCCCGGCCGTCGCCGCGTCGATCCGGCGGGAGCAGGCGGCGGGCAGCGGTGCGGGCGTGGCGGGCGTGTTGCCGCCGGCCGCGGACCCGTTGGTGGGTGTGTAGAGGTGGCCGTTGGTGTGCCACACCAGGTCATAGGCGTTGCGTACGCCCGTTGCGTAGAGGGTCAGTGGTGCACTGGCGGCGAAGGGGTCGTACGTTCCCGGGCTCTCGGTCCGCACGTCGACGGCACCGGACGCCGGGAGCTTGGCCGGGTCCAGGCGCAGCACCGCGGCGTTGAGCAGGTGCTCGGGGCGGTTGCCCCACGTCGGGTCGGCGGCGCCCATGGCGTTGTTGGCGCCCTGCGTCACATAGAGGGCGCCGTCCGGACCGAAGGCCAGGGAGTTGGTCTCGTGGTCCTTCACGGACCGGGGCAGGTGGCTGATCACCTCGGTGTACGTGGCGAGGCCTGGGCCGCTGAGCCTGGCGATGCTGCTGGACCAGTCCGGCTCGTTCGGGGTGCCTCCGGCGTACATGGTGTTGGAAGTGATCCACAGGATCGGGGCGGCTGCCGTGGAGGAGGGGTCGAACGCCATCCCGATGACGGAGCGATTCGGCGCTCCCGGCAGGCCGCGGGCCGTCGCGTCCGTGCGTACGGTCGAGATCGTCTCGGCCCCGCTCAGGGTGCCGTCGGCGG
The sequence above is drawn from the Streptomyces sp. NBC_01465 genome and encodes:
- a CDS encoding ABC transporter ATP-binding protein is translated as MAEPTVSAAEQELFGGPLRYDMGWSEHERARLDLTMLSAIRAMPRLVGSTLRRAWGADRPALLAVWVSEIGQGIAAAVSLLAVNAVMHALLGGGAPVARMHEAMPALIAAAAVAVVNAGLAGWSTSRAGRLEPLVERIATTEYLAAATAVELEAIEDPEFRRLIDIAQYGAASARRMISACVAALNGSISLIATASVLTVLHPVLLPMLLLIAAPRGWGAMRVAQERYVSMMTWVEHVRASRLIGNLLTERSAAQEVRIHAVGSFLLTKYRAMAESAEEEQKRLANGKALTELVAAALSGVAMACTYGLMIWLIVAGHMSLAVAGTAVVAVRSGSASLGALVMNINQLHEESLYVQDHDRFLVEAAQRAIPAGGDGLPLHVGQVHLDKVTYCYPDRDTPALEAVSMTLPMGTVTAVVGENGSGKTTLMKVLAGLLLPQSGTLHWGDSAEMQDLDRSQVFSRVSLLTQDFQRWPVTAALNIRIGRPDQDAGHEELQPSVDYAGAASVIDKLPHGLRSLLARMFRGASEISGGEWQKIGLARTHWRSSTSVADSVLIVDEPTSALDPEAEIAAFERIRRLAGPHRAVVLVTHRMSGVRDADTIYVLSRGRLVEHGSHDELIAADGRYAAMFHTQAAQYQRPSRSIPKPAPPPVADLA
- a CDS encoding Ig-like domain-containing protein — translated: MTVLRLRRRRRPRSGPSPRTAGFLLALSLIGVALAAPAQARADTTFSAKIDFATATTAPVSGYALDYGQAFGARTGAGQGTGLTYGWVGLTNTTPLDLTGNGRDRGTAEPDRLLATFVHMQLPASSAGVKTPGRWEIAVPNGTYTVTVAVGDATSVDSSHALQVENQNAVDGFVPTSTTKYQTRTVQPTVADGRLTISPLGGSNTKIAYVTIAPLADAAVHPEVRTVTPANTATGAAPTGSVVADLRLVGPGVDATSLTASTVTLKESVTGATVPAHVITSGGGDVINLSPTAGLKANTRYRFTVTGGARDLDGRTFTPWSSVFTTGAGTGTGTIAFDKVATSATGRSFASVVKGPDGKLYASTLDGYIVRYAIAADGTLSGAETISTVRTDATARGLPGAPNRSVIGMAFDPSSTAAAPILWITSNTMYAGGTPNEPDWSSSIARLSGPGLATYTEVISHLPRSVKDHETNSLAFGPDGALYVTQGANNAMGAADPTWGNRPEHLLNAAVLRLDPAKLPASGAVDVRTESPGTYDPFAASAPLTLYATGVRNAYDLVWHTNGHLYTPTNGSAAGGNTPATPAPLPAACSRRIDAATAGAYTGPTVPGITSNPVAETDYVFDVKKNRYYGHPNPARCEWVLAGGNPTSGTSPFEVTGYPVGTQPDRNLDAAGMYDAGLHASADGVVEYRGNGFGGALKGKLLVVRYSSGQDIEVFGVDAQGKLSAPTTGITGFTGFQQPLDVTEDTAKGNLYVTEQGASKITLLRPRV
- a CDS encoding metallophosphoesterase; its protein translation is MTDTSEARSTDGTAQAAQQSRLRRLMRYLPLIAPVLLWAVPCWVLLHAGQDWPLPVALGGTALFVLGLITMPIAMMRGHGKRQQDRAAIVGDTLLGTGWVLFTWSVLLGVLLRLALTVAGAGDGQSRARIVTWAVLGVAAVLLAWGYVEARRVPRVRELDVQLPRLGPGLDGTRVALITDTHYGPLDRARWSERVCEKVNALEADLVCHTGDIADGTAERRRAQAAPLGTVRATRARVYVTGNHEYYSEAQGWVDLMDELGWEPLRNRHLLLERGGDTLVVAGVDDVTAESSGLAGHGAHLTGALDGANPELPVLLLAHQPKFIDRAVEGGIDLQLSGHTHGGQIWPFHHLVRIDQPTVAGLSRHGTRTLLYTSRGTGFWGPPFRVFAPSEITLLVLRSPQRPTTP
- a CDS encoding M1 family aminopeptidase; this encodes MRPTPHKTFAALVVAALAAVLLPVAPAVAAPSAPSAPAACTPAQVVTNGGFESGTSPWTQSSSTVITSRTGQTAHGGTSFAWLDGVGSTHTDTLSQSVTVPAGCSSATLTFWLHIDTAETTSSTAYDKLTAKIGSTTLATYSNLNKATGYVQKSFDVSSFAGQTVTVAFTGTEDSSLKTSFVLDDIALNTSGGTTPPADSTRTPASPSYTVSLSSNTAGTVWTGHESATFTNASSTPLTEVYLRLWDNYHGTCSAMPIAVSNVTGGTAGALSVACTALQVALPTPLAQGQSTTIGFDLAITVPSGADRFGHDGAFSMIGNALPVLAVKDGSGWHLDPYTNNGEAFYSLASDFKVTLDHPSTLLVPATGASVDTAGSSGRTITTATASKVRDFAWAAGPFAKISGTSTAGTPINIYSVSGISSANAQSMLTTAKSAVDAHAGRFGAYPYGELDAVIDNNFWFGGMEYPGFVLDLVSTTALTHEIGHQWFYGIVGDDEYNSPWLDEAFTDYATDLAQGLSGTNCWNNVSWASTAEKITNSMAYWDTHSSRYSTVVYGYGKCALHDLRRLLGDTVMAKLLKDYATSHWYGVSTTAEFKAAAQAATTTNLSSFWTTHRIDG
- a CDS encoding VOC family protein; this encodes MTSRFTELTVDCHDPETLAAFWSAVLDFKVIDRSEDKVEIGSWMPTVEDIRARQMPPTLHFIRVPEGKAVKNRLHLDVSPIDGSTEDEVTRLLGLGATKTDVGQGSDRSWVVMADPEGNEFCVVRSLAPGLF